One Arthrobacter sp. FW306-07-I genomic window carries:
- a CDS encoding DUF3566 domain-containing protein — translation MSNSDSFPKPNSTVPDGNRPSAAPRVNAPVRPQQRPAAPAGAPGQRPAVPGQRPQQGDRPVQPGQRPLQGQQGQRPAPAGQRPAQGSSGQGTPGLVKPAPKAKVRRARLLVSKVDPWSVLKMAFLLSVALGIVTVVAAIVLWTVLDLTGIFDQVDSLLGTLAGSESGGFELKKVASLGQVASFATIIAVVNVVLLTALSMLSAVLYNISATLVGGIGVTLTDD, via the coding sequence GTGAGTAATTCCGACTCATTTCCCAAGCCGAACAGTACTGTTCCCGACGGGAACCGGCCTTCAGCGGCACCCCGCGTGAACGCCCCCGTACGTCCGCAGCAGCGCCCGGCGGCCCCCGCCGGTGCGCCGGGCCAGCGGCCCGCCGTCCCCGGTCAGCGCCCGCAGCAGGGTGACCGCCCTGTGCAGCCCGGCCAGCGCCCCCTCCAGGGCCAGCAGGGGCAGCGCCCGGCACCGGCAGGACAGCGCCCTGCGCAGGGATCCTCCGGCCAGGGGACGCCCGGCCTGGTCAAGCCGGCTCCCAAGGCCAAGGTCCGCCGCGCGCGCCTTCTGGTCAGCAAGGTGGATCCTTGGTCCGTCCTGAAAATGGCGTTCCTGCTCTCCGTGGCACTGGGCATCGTCACCGTGGTGGCCGCCATCGTCCTCTGGACTGTCCTGGACCTGACCGGAATCTTCGACCAGGTGGACAGCCTCCTCGGCACGCTCGCCGGCTCTGAAAGCGGCGGTTTTGAACTGAAGAAGGTTGCCTCGCTGGGACAGGTGGCCTCGTTCGCCACCATCATTGCCGTGGTCAACGTTGTCCTGCTGACGGCACTGTCGATGCTTTCCGCCGTCCTCTACAACATCTCCGCCACCCTGGTGGGCGGTATTGGTGTCACCCTCACGGACGATTAG
- a CDS encoding aminodeoxychorismate/anthranilate synthase component II codes for MTTTKILVVDNYDSFVYTLVGYLQELGAETTVVRNDDVTLAEAIELAGTRDGVLISPGPGNPAEAGVSIELIKWCGENSVPMFGVCLGHQALAEAFGGKVTHAPELMHGKTSQVEHIGTSVFAGLPSPITATRYHSLAAVKESIPDVLEVTAQTASGVVMGLQHRTAPLCGVQFHPESVLTEGGYQMLGNWLESLGMKGAAARAAKLSPLIQH; via the coding sequence ATGACTACAACCAAGATCCTTGTAGTGGATAACTACGACAGCTTTGTCTACACCCTGGTGGGCTACCTCCAGGAACTCGGCGCCGAGACCACGGTGGTCCGCAACGACGACGTCACGTTGGCGGAGGCGATCGAACTTGCCGGCACCCGTGACGGCGTTCTCATTTCGCCCGGTCCGGGGAACCCGGCGGAGGCTGGAGTCAGCATTGAACTGATCAAGTGGTGCGGTGAAAACAGCGTCCCCATGTTTGGCGTGTGCCTGGGCCACCAGGCGCTGGCAGAGGCCTTCGGCGGCAAGGTAACGCACGCTCCCGAGCTCATGCACGGCAAAACGTCCCAGGTAGAACACATTGGCACCAGCGTTTTCGCCGGGCTCCCCTCCCCCATCACGGCCACCCGCTACCACTCGCTGGCCGCCGTCAAGGAATCGATTCCAGACGTCCTGGAAGTCACGGCGCAAACCGCATCAGGCGTGGTCATGGGGCTCCAGCACCGGACGGCACCGCTGTGCGGGGTGCAGTTCCACCCGGAGTCGGTGCTCACCGAGGGCGGGTACCAGATGCTCGGCAACTGGCTGGAATCACTGGGCATGAAGGGTGCGGCTGCCCGGGCCGCGAAGCTCAGCCCGCTGATCCAGCACTAG
- a CDS encoding DNA-3-methyladenine glycosylase I — MIVGEDGLARPAWAATDPLMRNYYDQEWGLPVTDEQGLYERICLEGFQAGLSWATILRKRPAFRAAFAGFDPEQVALFSVADVERLMQDPGIIRNRLKILAAVRNAQATLELRNDGGLVDFVWSFRPASTPRPQAITDIPTQSAESLALSKALRKRGFSFVGPTTMYALMEAVGIVDTHLLGSHRRGSSGIWPE, encoded by the coding sequence GTGATCGTTGGCGAGGATGGCCTCGCCCGGCCCGCCTGGGCTGCAACCGATCCGCTCATGCGGAATTACTACGACCAGGAATGGGGACTGCCCGTCACGGACGAGCAGGGCCTGTACGAACGGATCTGCCTCGAGGGCTTCCAGGCAGGGCTTTCCTGGGCAACCATCCTGCGAAAGCGCCCTGCATTCCGTGCCGCCTTCGCCGGGTTCGATCCCGAGCAAGTCGCCTTGTTCAGCGTCGCTGACGTGGAGCGGCTGATGCAGGATCCGGGGATCATCAGGAACAGGCTTAAGATCCTCGCCGCCGTCAGGAATGCCCAGGCCACCCTCGAGCTAAGGAACGACGGCGGATTGGTGGACTTCGTATGGAGCTTCCGCCCTGCCAGCACGCCCAGGCCGCAGGCAATCACCGACATCCCCACCCAGTCGGCAGAGTCCCTTGCCTTATCCAAAGCGCTCCGAAAGCGTGGCTTCTCTTTCGTGGGACCTACCACCATGTATGCGCTGATGGAGGCCGTGGGGATTGTAGACACCCATCTCCTGGGCAGCCACCGCCGGGGTTCCTCGGGCATCTGGCCTGAGTAG
- a CDS encoding cell division protein CrgA produces the protein MPESKPRKKTASTAQPASPQAYKPNPVWFKPVMFGLMIIGLLWIITFYISEGRFPVQAWQSWNIVAGFGIAIVGFLMTTRWRS, from the coding sequence GTGCCCGAGTCAAAGCCTCGCAAGAAGACCGCCAGCACCGCCCAGCCGGCTTCCCCACAGGCTTACAAGCCCAATCCCGTCTGGTTCAAGCCTGTCATGTTCGGCCTGATGATTATCGGCCTCCTGTGGATCATCACCTTCTACATCAGTGAGGGCCGGTTTCCGGTCCAGGCCTGGCAGTCCTGGAACATCGTGGCGGGTTTCGGCATTGCCATCGTCGGGTTTTTGATGACCACCCGCTGGCGTTCCTAG
- a CDS encoding carboxymuconolactone decarboxylase family protein encodes MSVTEHLYLDKQHPALWKAISGLGLKVQETAEEAGIGRGLLELLNVRISQINGCAYCLDLHVRRAGEAGETSQRLAVLPAWRETALFTDKERAALGLVESITQLPDDRAREHAEAVARQCLTAEEFSAVSWVAVTMNAFNRVSITSHHPVRRERP; translated from the coding sequence GTGAGCGTCACCGAGCATCTGTACCTGGACAAACAGCATCCAGCCCTGTGGAAGGCCATCAGCGGATTGGGCCTCAAGGTGCAGGAAACGGCGGAAGAGGCCGGAATAGGGCGGGGCCTGCTGGAACTGCTCAACGTCCGCATTTCACAAATCAACGGTTGCGCCTACTGCCTGGACCTGCACGTGCGGAGGGCAGGAGAGGCGGGAGAGACCTCCCAGCGGCTGGCGGTCCTGCCGGCATGGCGTGAGACTGCATTGTTTACGGACAAGGAGCGGGCGGCACTGGGGCTCGTGGAAAGCATTACGCAGCTCCCGGACGACCGTGCCAGGGAGCACGCAGAGGCAGTCGCGCGGCAATGCCTTACAGCTGAAGAATTTTCCGCCGTGAGTTGGGTTGCCGTGACAATGAATGCATTTAATCGGGTCTCCATCACCAGCCATCATCCCGTCAGGCGGGAGCGTCCTTAG
- a CDS encoding class E sortase — translation MVLQEKAGPATATAPRRALLRGTIQVLGELLITAGVILLLFVAWQLWWTNVESDAKQSQVIKEFAKDLGTATPAPATSALAAQPAAPEDFGKPVVGTAPAHAGTIGIVYIPRFGPTYTRPIVEGTSQDVLDTLGLGHYSNTAMPGAVGNFAVAGHRQTHGAVLDNIHTLVPGDKIYVQTKDGYYVYVFRNNQIVMPSRTDVLEPVPTQPGAAPTESYLTMTSCNPRFGAEERIIAYALLDSWRPASAGPPAEIAAQVAAATGRS, via the coding sequence GTGGTTTTGCAGGAGAAGGCGGGGCCCGCCACTGCGACCGCCCCCCGTCGTGCCCTGCTGCGCGGCACTATCCAGGTGCTTGGCGAGCTGCTGATCACCGCAGGCGTCATCCTCCTCCTCTTTGTGGCATGGCAGCTGTGGTGGACCAACGTGGAGTCTGACGCCAAACAAAGCCAGGTCATCAAGGAATTCGCCAAGGACCTGGGCACCGCCACACCTGCCCCGGCAACCAGCGCGCTTGCTGCCCAACCCGCTGCCCCCGAAGACTTCGGCAAGCCTGTGGTGGGAACTGCTCCCGCCCACGCCGGCACCATCGGCATCGTATACATCCCGCGGTTCGGCCCTACCTACACGCGCCCCATCGTCGAGGGAACCAGCCAGGACGTCCTGGACACCCTTGGCCTGGGGCACTACAGCAACACGGCGATGCCCGGGGCGGTGGGCAACTTTGCCGTCGCCGGCCATCGCCAGACCCATGGGGCCGTGCTGGACAACATCCACACGCTGGTGCCGGGCGACAAGATCTACGTCCAGACCAAGGACGGCTACTACGTCTATGTCTTCCGGAACAACCAGATCGTGATGCCCTCCCGCACGGATGTGCTGGAACCGGTACCCACCCAGCCCGGCGCCGCACCCACCGAAAGCTACCTCACCATGACCAGCTGCAACCCCCGCTTCGGCGCGGAAGAACGCATCATTGCCTACGCCCTGCTGGACAGTTGGCGCCCCGCCTCGGCCGGGCCGCCGGCAGAAATCGCGGCGCAGGTTGCGGCAGCCACCGGAAGGAGCTGA
- the pknB gene encoding Stk1 family PASTA domain-containing Ser/Thr kinase, which yields MNESPRAPLHREDSLPVDNRRVLSGRYELGNLIGRGGMADVYKGMDTRLGRTVAVKLLRPDMARDPQFQARFKREAQAVAALNHPSIVAIFDTGEHTVHDGSAEDVRVPYIVMEYVEGKTLRDLIRANDVTIDQAIDYTLGVLGALEYSHKAGIVHRDIKPANVMYCPGTNSVKVMDFGIARAIADSSATMTQTQAVVGTAQYLSPEQARGETVDARSDLYSAACLLYEMLTSRPPFVGDSPVSVAYQHVREIAEPASSLNPQVSPALDTVLAKALQKNRADRFQDAAAFRRALRAARAGVAVPAVPASEAPTDPNDHVPEAAPPTEAFAAGGAAGFLDNAPTGRLAATNLFHDDGGPAVPLELADEHRTNGYDGGGYSPAGALPLGLPPERERTARQKSRRRAWIATLVIFTLLVLAGGGLWLYQTVNRPAPAPAKVQIPSVASLSETAALQELYNSGLRPRIARAANDTVPKGTAVGTDPAAGGALDPGAEIILNISDGPSSVKIPDSLPGKTEAAARDILRQAGLVGAPSTTTANSATVPAGIVITSNPAPGQSVAVGTSVELIVSTGKVVVPELRALTRDEAEAALKQLGLVPSVIEMENSQVEPGKVTDQSDPANTAVDQGKTITIVVAKAPPPPPPPTETPTPTATPSPKPTKKG from the coding sequence GTGAATGAGTCACCACGCGCACCGTTGCACCGGGAGGACAGCCTCCCGGTGGATAACCGGCGTGTCCTGAGCGGCCGCTACGAGCTGGGGAACCTCATTGGCCGCGGCGGCATGGCGGATGTCTACAAGGGGATGGACACGCGGCTGGGCAGGACTGTTGCCGTTAAGCTGCTCAGGCCGGACATGGCCAGGGACCCGCAGTTCCAGGCCCGGTTCAAGCGCGAGGCCCAGGCAGTGGCCGCCCTGAACCACCCGTCCATCGTTGCCATCTTCGATACCGGCGAGCACACCGTGCATGACGGCTCGGCCGAGGACGTGCGGGTGCCCTACATCGTCATGGAATACGTTGAGGGCAAGACGCTGCGTGATTTGATCCGCGCCAACGACGTCACCATCGACCAGGCCATCGACTACACCCTGGGCGTCCTTGGGGCCCTCGAATACAGCCACAAGGCCGGGATCGTGCACCGGGACATCAAGCCTGCCAACGTGATGTACTGCCCCGGCACAAACTCCGTGAAGGTGATGGACTTCGGCATTGCCCGGGCCATCGCCGACTCCTCGGCCACGATGACCCAGACCCAGGCGGTGGTGGGAACGGCCCAGTACCTGTCGCCGGAGCAGGCCCGCGGTGAAACCGTGGATGCGCGCAGCGACCTCTACTCGGCCGCCTGCCTGCTCTACGAAATGCTTACCTCGCGGCCGCCGTTCGTCGGCGATAGCCCCGTGTCCGTTGCCTACCAGCACGTCCGTGAAATCGCCGAGCCTGCCAGCAGCCTCAACCCGCAGGTGTCACCGGCGCTGGACACGGTCCTGGCCAAGGCCCTGCAGAAGAACCGGGCTGACAGGTTCCAGGACGCCGCCGCTTTCCGGCGCGCCCTGCGGGCTGCCAGGGCCGGGGTCGCAGTCCCGGCCGTGCCGGCGTCCGAGGCGCCCACCGACCCCAACGACCACGTTCCCGAAGCAGCGCCTCCCACGGAGGCATTCGCTGCCGGAGGGGCGGCGGGTTTCCTTGATAACGCGCCCACGGGGCGGCTGGCCGCCACCAACCTATTCCATGACGACGGCGGGCCGGCGGTTCCGCTGGAACTTGCGGATGAGCACCGGACTAATGGGTACGACGGCGGCGGGTACAGTCCAGCTGGCGCCTTGCCGTTAGGCCTCCCTCCGGAACGTGAGCGGACCGCACGGCAGAAGTCCCGCCGTCGTGCGTGGATTGCCACCCTGGTGATTTTCACCCTGCTGGTCCTCGCCGGGGGCGGCCTCTGGCTGTACCAAACCGTCAACCGTCCGGCGCCCGCTCCCGCCAAAGTGCAGATCCCATCGGTGGCATCCTTGTCGGAAACTGCCGCGCTGCAGGAGCTGTACAACTCCGGGCTTCGGCCCAGGATCGCGCGCGCGGCGAACGACACGGTGCCTAAGGGGACAGCCGTCGGGACCGATCCTGCCGCCGGCGGTGCACTCGACCCGGGCGCCGAGATCATCCTCAACATCTCCGACGGGCCGAGCTCGGTGAAGATCCCGGACAGCCTCCCGGGCAAGACAGAGGCCGCTGCACGGGACATCCTGCGCCAGGCGGGCCTTGTCGGCGCCCCGTCCACCACAACCGCCAACAGCGCCACCGTTCCTGCCGGAATCGTCATCACCTCCAACCCGGCGCCAGGGCAGAGCGTTGCCGTCGGCACCAGCGTGGAACTCATCGTTTCCACCGGCAAGGTGGTTGTCCCGGAACTTCGCGCCCTTACCCGGGACGAAGCCGAAGCCGCCCTGAAGCAGCTGGGCCTGGTGCCCTCGGTGATCGAAATGGAGAACTCGCAGGTAGAGCCGGGCAAGGTCACGGACCAAAGCGATCCAGCCAACACTGCCGTGGACCAGGGAAAGACCATTACCATCGTGGTGGCGAAGGCACCCCCACCACCGCCACCACCAACGGAAACCCCCACGCCTACGGCCACACCCAGCCCGAAGCCGACCAAAAAAGGCTGA
- a CDS encoding DMT family transporter, with translation MNLLLAALGVLGVASSGPLIAATLGATSVSALAIAFWRNAIGAAVMATPTLVRQPRQFGRITGREFRWSALAAVALALHFACFITSLQLTSVAAATALVCLQSAWIAVFQLVRGTRHRWQVLVGLGIAFGGVVAITGFDLGSSPQALVGDLLAMAGGALAGLYTLAGGKARQSMTTGTYTTLCYGMCAALVAVLALIAGQPLAGFEPAGWLGIAAITVCAQLVGHTAFNHLLATMSPLIVSMIILLEIPGAALLAAVFLHETLPAGTYAGLGLILVGLAVVVLGQRNGRAGRRGAATQEEPPSERLAELGTD, from the coding sequence GTGAACTTGCTCTTGGCGGCCCTGGGAGTGCTGGGTGTCGCTTCCTCGGGTCCCTTGATCGCGGCCACCCTTGGTGCCACCAGCGTCAGCGCCCTGGCCATCGCCTTCTGGCGCAATGCCATCGGTGCAGCCGTCATGGCCACGCCCACCCTGGTCCGGCAGCCCCGCCAGTTCGGCCGCATCACCGGCCGCGAGTTCCGCTGGTCAGCACTGGCCGCCGTCGCCCTTGCCCTGCACTTTGCCTGCTTCATCACATCCCTGCAGCTCACCTCCGTGGCTGCGGCCACGGCCTTGGTGTGCCTGCAGTCGGCCTGGATTGCGGTCTTCCAGCTTGTCCGCGGTACCCGGCACCGCTGGCAGGTACTGGTTGGCCTGGGCATCGCGTTCGGCGGCGTCGTGGCCATCACCGGCTTCGATCTGGGATCGTCCCCGCAAGCCCTCGTGGGTGACCTGCTGGCCATGGCCGGCGGTGCCTTGGCCGGCCTTTACACACTGGCCGGAGGCAAGGCACGGCAGAGCATGACCACTGGAACCTACACCACGCTCTGTTACGGCATGTGCGCGGCTTTGGTGGCCGTGCTGGCCCTGATCGCAGGCCAGCCCCTCGCCGGCTTCGAACCTGCCGGGTGGCTCGGCATCGCCGCCATTACCGTCTGCGCGCAATTGGTGGGGCATACCGCCTTCAACCACCTGCTGGCCACCATGAGCCCGCTCATCGTCTCCATGATCATCCTGCTGGAAATCCCCGGCGCGGCCCTGCTGGCGGCCGTGTTCCTGCACGAGACCCTGCCTGCAGGCACTTACGCCGGGCTCGGGCTGATCCTGGTGGGACTCGCCGTCGTGGTCCTGGGTCAAAGGAACGGCAGGGCCGGCAGGCGCGGGGCGGCGACCCAGGAGGAGCCGCCGTCGGAACGCCTGGCCGAGCTGGGAACTGACTGA
- a CDS encoding glycosyltransferase, whose translation MPANRSSGDAVNDAAIQLRVSIVIPAYNEESVIRQCLIAAIYQSVPAHEIIVVDNLSKDRTADIVRQMQLEYPESPIILLTQDREQGLIPTRNFGLNCATGDILGRIDADSIVEPDWVEQVQKAFADPSVQAATGPVVYYDMPMRRFGLKADDKMRQLMLKLAKHQYHFLFGSNMALRASAWETIRDETCRDEKDEMHEDIDLSLHLADHELPVRYWPQMVSGMSARRLEDSPRDYRYYVTRFDRTYKAHNVKKMALKAPMVVFFSVYFPAKLLRAIHTVNTAQPMRRGGQ comes from the coding sequence ATGCCAGCCAACCGATCCTCTGGGGATGCCGTGAACGACGCAGCCATACAGCTCCGCGTGTCCATCGTTATCCCGGCGTACAACGAGGAGAGCGTGATCCGCCAATGCCTCATCGCTGCCATCTATCAGTCCGTTCCTGCCCACGAGATCATCGTGGTGGACAACCTCTCGAAGGACCGGACCGCTGACATCGTCCGTCAAATGCAGCTGGAATATCCGGAAAGCCCCATCATCCTCCTGACCCAGGACCGGGAGCAGGGGCTTATCCCCACCCGGAACTTCGGGCTCAACTGCGCCACCGGGGACATCCTGGGACGTATTGACGCGGACTCCATCGTGGAACCGGACTGGGTTGAACAGGTTCAGAAGGCGTTCGCTGATCCGTCTGTCCAGGCCGCCACCGGCCCCGTGGTTTATTACGACATGCCGATGCGCCGCTTCGGGCTTAAGGCGGACGACAAAATGCGCCAGCTTATGTTGAAGCTGGCCAAGCACCAGTACCATTTCCTCTTCGGCTCCAACATGGCCCTGCGTGCCAGCGCCTGGGAGACCATCCGCGACGAGACCTGCCGGGACGAAAAGGACGAGATGCACGAGGACATCGATTTGTCCCTGCACCTGGCCGACCATGAGCTACCGGTGCGCTACTGGCCGCAGATGGTGTCGGGGATGTCGGCACGCCGGCTGGAGGACTCACCCCGCGACTACCGCTACTACGTCACCAGGTTTGACCGAACTTACAAGGCCCACAACGTCAAGAAGATGGCGCTGAAGGCTCCCATGGTGGTCTTCTTCTCGGTGTATTTCCCGGCCAAGCTCCTTAGGGCCATCCACACGGTGAACACGGCACAGCCGATGCGCCGCGGCGGCCAGTAG
- a CDS encoding peptidylprolyl isomerase produces MTAIATAKATIHTSLGDIVVNLFGNHAPKTVKNFVGLATGEQAWTHPETGEDKTGTPLYNGTIFHRIIKDFMIQAGDPLGRGTGGPGYRFDDEIHPELNFNQPYKLAMANAGIQMGKGTNGSQFFITTIPTDWLQGKHTIFGEVADEESRKVVDAIEGVRTGMGDRPVEDVTINSIDIEQL; encoded by the coding sequence ATGACTGCCATCGCAACTGCAAAAGCAACCATCCACACCAGCCTCGGCGACATCGTGGTTAACCTCTTCGGCAACCACGCGCCCAAGACGGTCAAGAACTTCGTGGGCCTTGCCACCGGCGAGCAGGCCTGGACCCACCCTGAGACCGGCGAGGACAAGACCGGCACCCCGCTGTACAACGGAACCATCTTCCACCGCATCATCAAGGACTTCATGATCCAGGCGGGCGACCCCCTGGGCCGTGGAACCGGCGGGCCCGGCTACCGCTTCGACGACGAAATCCACCCGGAACTGAACTTCAACCAGCCCTACAAGCTCGCAATGGCCAACGCCGGCATCCAGATGGGCAAGGGCACCAACGGTTCACAGTTCTTCATCACCACCATTCCCACGGACTGGCTCCAGGGCAAGCACACCATCTTTGGTGAGGTGGCTGACGAAGAATCCAGGAAGGTCGTCGACGCCATCGAGGGCGTGCGCACCGGCATGGGCGACCGCCCGGTGGAAGACGTGACCATCAACAGCATCGACATCGAACAGCTGTAA
- a CDS encoding DLW-39 family protein — MKKLLVLAAAIAGVLVYRKAQESEARKTVWSKSTDTVD; from the coding sequence GTGAAGAAGTTGCTTGTACTGGCAGCGGCAATCGCAGGCGTCCTTGTCTACCGGAAAGCACAGGAGTCCGAAGCCCGGAAAACAGTCTGGAGCAAGTCAACCGATACGGTTGATTAG
- a CDS encoding serine/threonine-protein kinase has translation MRPTTGITLGGRFQLTTRIAIGGMGEVWKAKDLVLGRIVAIKVLKEEYTGDPGFLQRFRAEARHTALLNHVGIANVFDYGEEEGSAYLVMELVPGQPLSSIIEHEQVLSPDRTLSIIAQTARALAVAHAQGLVHRDVKPGNLLITPDGRVKVTDFGIARLADQVPLTQTGQVMGTAQYLAPEQATGQTATGSSDIYSLGVIGYECLSGHRPFSGESQIAIALAQVNDAPPPLPDSLPAPVRALLMSMLAKDPKDRPANAIKLAEAAEAIRNGDISAARAAVPGMLLFDADTGPITAPVDTTTAPTGVIGTQRDSPTATSALPVLGAGAAGAAAAMAAGAHGASATEGDAPQGPLARANALAAQRNWDQQDEDTYGGETYDDDRTDEPRRKGRSPWTWPLVALILLLLFALVGFLLNQVGLFSPSGSPSASATASSAPPSSATPTRTTQSATPTQTRSTPTPTPTPEPTQATVNVIPEAYLGKPYRQVQAALAGLGLQVTVLPQESSSAAPGTVLELNPTGVIPKGSAITVVYATAPAPAPTLTPTTVVPTPAPTTSSQAGPTPISPLATCAVGQAPGTPPTCTP, from the coding sequence GTGAGGCCTACAACGGGAATCACCCTCGGCGGCAGATTCCAGCTGACCACGCGGATCGCCATTGGCGGCATGGGCGAAGTCTGGAAAGCCAAGGACCTGGTCCTGGGCCGCATCGTCGCCATAAAGGTGCTCAAGGAGGAATACACGGGGGACCCCGGGTTTCTCCAGCGTTTCCGTGCCGAGGCCCGCCACACCGCGCTCCTGAACCACGTGGGCATCGCCAACGTCTTCGACTACGGCGAAGAGGAAGGCTCCGCCTACCTGGTCATGGAACTGGTCCCTGGGCAGCCGCTGAGCAGCATCATCGAGCACGAGCAGGTGCTGTCGCCGGACCGTACGCTCTCGATCATTGCGCAGACCGCCCGCGCTTTGGCCGTGGCGCACGCCCAGGGCCTGGTCCACCGTGACGTCAAGCCCGGAAACCTCCTGATTACGCCCGACGGACGGGTCAAGGTCACCGACTTCGGCATCGCCCGGCTCGCCGACCAGGTGCCGCTCACCCAGACCGGGCAGGTCATGGGGACGGCGCAGTACCTGGCACCCGAACAGGCAACCGGCCAGACCGCCACCGGATCCTCGGACATCTACTCCCTCGGCGTCATCGGCTATGAGTGCCTCAGCGGCCACCGTCCCTTCTCCGGCGAATCGCAGATCGCCATTGCGCTGGCCCAGGTGAACGACGCTCCGCCGCCGCTTCCGGACAGCCTGCCTGCCCCGGTCCGGGCGCTCCTGATGTCGATGCTGGCCAAGGATCCCAAGGACCGGCCTGCCAATGCCATCAAGCTGGCCGAGGCAGCGGAAGCCATTCGCAACGGCGATATCAGCGCAGCCCGCGCCGCCGTGCCCGGAATGCTCCTCTTCGACGCGGACACCGGCCCCATCACCGCGCCCGTCGACACCACCACCGCCCCCACCGGCGTCATTGGCACCCAGCGGGATTCCCCCACCGCCACCTCCGCCCTGCCCGTGCTCGGTGCAGGTGCGGCCGGCGCCGCCGCCGCAATGGCTGCAGGGGCCCATGGCGCATCAGCCACTGAGGGCGACGCGCCCCAGGGTCCGCTTGCCCGCGCCAATGCGCTGGCTGCCCAGCGCAACTGGGACCAGCAGGACGAGGACACGTACGGCGGGGAAACGTACGACGACGACCGCACCGACGAGCCCCGGCGCAAGGGACGCAGTCCCTGGACATGGCCTCTGGTCGCCTTGATCCTGCTGCTCCTGTTTGCGTTGGTGGGTTTCCTCCTGAACCAGGTGGGGCTCTTCTCGCCGTCCGGCAGCCCCAGCGCCAGCGCCACCGCCAGCAGCGCGCCGCCGTCGTCCGCGACGCCAACACGGACCACGCAGTCGGCGACGCCCACGCAGACACGCAGCACGCCGACGCCCACACCTACCCCGGAACCCACCCAGGCAACGGTCAACGTCATTCCTGAGGCTTACCTGGGCAAGCCGTACCGGCAGGTGCAGGCTGCCCTCGCCGGACTTGGACTGCAGGTGACGGTGCTGCCGCAGGAAAGCAGTTCCGCGGCCCCCGGCACGGTCCTGGAACTGAACCCCACGGGGGTTATTCCCAAGGGATCAGCCATTACTGTCGTCTACGCAACGGCTCCGGCGCCGGCGCCGACTCTTACGCCCACCACGGTGGTGCCGACCCCGGCGCCCACAACGTCCTCCCAGGCCGGGCCCACGCCCATCTCGCCGCTTGCAACCTGCGCGGTGGGCCAAGCGCCCGGGACGCCCCCTACCTGCACGCCGTAA
- a CDS encoding rhomboid family intramembrane serine protease, protein MSYGIPSAEPSAQVPVCPRHPDRPSYVRCQRCGRPACPDCQRAAAVGFQCVDCVNETQRATPEVRTVYGGAVATGKPLVTFGIIAACVVVYALQMLIPGDWVYKQFAYNNIFAAPQYGAFEPWRMITSAFLHSPDSLLHILLNMYTLWIFGQALEPILGRVRFLALYLISALGGSVGYLLLNPLLVPGQGLVGLVGASGAIFGLFGAMLLVQRQRGGDTRQLWVLIAINGVIGFLIPHIAWQAHLGGLITGALCAAVLAYAPRGRRRGLIQALGLAAVFALLIAVSWVRVSL, encoded by the coding sequence ATGAGTTACGGAATTCCGTCGGCTGAGCCGTCCGCCCAGGTTCCGGTCTGCCCCCGGCACCCGGACCGGCCGTCCTACGTGCGCTGCCAGCGCTGCGGGCGCCCGGCATGCCCCGACTGCCAGCGGGCGGCCGCCGTCGGATTCCAATGCGTTGACTGCGTCAACGAAACACAACGGGCGACGCCGGAGGTACGGACCGTCTATGGCGGTGCCGTTGCCACTGGCAAGCCGTTGGTGACGTTCGGCATCATCGCAGCGTGCGTTGTTGTCTACGCGCTGCAGATGCTCATTCCCGGCGACTGGGTGTACAAGCAGTTCGCCTACAACAACATCTTTGCCGCCCCGCAGTACGGGGCCTTCGAACCCTGGCGGATGATCACGTCAGCTTTCCTCCACTCGCCGGACTCGCTGCTGCACATCCTCCTGAACATGTACACGCTTTGGATCTTCGGGCAGGCCCTGGAACCGATCCTGGGCCGCGTTAGGTTCCTGGCGCTGTACCTTATCTCCGCGCTCGGCGGCTCTGTGGGCTACCTGCTGTTGAACCCCCTGCTGGTGCCCGGGCAGGGACTGGTGGGGCTGGTGGGCGCCTCCGGCGCCATCTTCGGCCTTTTCGGTGCCATGCTCCTGGTCCAGCGGCAGCGCGGCGGAGATACCCGCCAGTTGTGGGTCCTGATCGCCATCAACGGCGTCATCGGTTTCCTGATCCCCCACATCGCCTGGCAAGCCCACCTGGGGGGCCTGATCACCGGCGCTCTGTGTGCCGCCGTCCTTGCCTACGCTCCGCGCGGGCGGCGGCGGGGCCTCATCCAGGCATTGGGCCTCGCAGCCGTGTTTGCGCTGCTTATCGCCGTGAGTTGGGTGCGCGTGTCTCTCTAG